In Isosphaera pallida ATCC 43644, the sequence GGAGCCACTCCGCGCCCGCGGAGCGTCTCCAGCTTGAGCGCCGCGTCGCGTTTGGCCAGACGTTGACCATCGGGAGCCAGCGCGAGGGGCAGATGGAAGAATCGAGGCGAGGCATGGCCTAAAGCCCGTTGGATGAGGATTTGTCGAGGCGTACTGGGAATGAGGTCGTCGCCCCTCACCACCAAATCGACCCCCATCAGGGCGTCGTCGAGCGCCGCGGCGAGTTGGTAGGAAGGCTCGCCGCTGGAACGTCCCACCACGAAGTCGCCGCCGACTTGGCGAGGCGTCAGAGCGATTGGTCCCAGAAACTCATCCTCCCAGACGATCGTCTGGTTCGGGTCGGCGACCCGGAACCGCCAAGCGAACGCTCGCCCCGCCCTGGCCAACTCGGCCGCCTCGGCGACGCTTCGGCCCGCACAGGTGCCAGGGTAGGCGGGGCCGACCTCCCAGGTCAGCGACCGCCCCTCCGCGTCCAACCGGATCGGCTCGTGGGGGGCTGAGGCGGCCCGTTGGATGTCGGCGCGGGTACAAAGGCAGGGATAGACCGCCTCGGCGCGCTTGAGACGCTCCAAGGCGTCGGCGTAGAGCGGGACACGGTTCGACTGGCGAATCGGCCCCTCGTCCCAATCCAACCCAAGCCATTCCAGGTCGCGCACAATCGACGCCAACGCCTCGGGACGGACCCGGCTGGCGTCGATGTCCTCTAGCCTCAGCACGACCCGCCCGCCGCCCGCCGACGCTCGGCTCGCCAGCCAGGCCACCAGGAAGGTCCGGGCGTGCCCCAAATGCAACCCGCCCGTGGGTGACGGAGC encodes:
- the gluQRS gene encoding tRNA glutamyl-Q(34) synthetase GluQRS, which gives rise to MDILPATRVPDQSPRRRITGRLAPSPTGGLHLGHARTFLVAWLASRASAGGGRVVLRLEDIDASRVRPEALASIVRDLEWLGLDWDEGPIRQSNRVPLYADALERLKRAEAVYPCLCTRADIQRAASAPHEPIRLDAEGRSLTWEVGPAYPGTCAGRSVAEAAELARAGRAFAWRFRVADPNQTIVWEDEFLGPIALTPRQVGGDFVVGRSSGEPSYQLAAALDDALMGVDLVVRGDDLIPSTPRQILIQRALGHASPRFFHLPLALAPDGQRLAKRDAALKLETLRGRGVAPEAIIGEAARSCGWLDPNRPAPLVRPRDLIPLYDPRRIPRVPWIVPATWM